Within the Hypericibacter adhaerens genome, the region ACAGGGGAACGCCTCGACGGTTCGCAAATCGCGATCCCCGGCAGCGGAGCGACGAAGGAAAACAACCATGGCCAAGGAGCAATCGAACATGGGCGGTATCTTGGGAGGAGTGACGAGGCGGCGGTTCGGCAAGATCGCCGGCGGCGCCTTGATCGGCGGCGCGGTGATGGGCGGGCCCTGGATCATCAAGGCGCGCGGCGAGGAGACGATCAAGCTGGGCGGTCTGTTCCACATGACGGGCGGCGGCTCGATCTGGGGCCCGATGATGCAGCAATGCATGGGGCTCGCGGTCGACCAGATCAACGACGGCGGCGGCGTGCTCGGGCGCAAGCTCGAGATGATCTCCGAGGACGATGCCACCAGCACCGACGTGGTGGTCCAGAAGGGCACCAAGCTGGTGCAGAAGGATGGCGTCAAGGCGATGTTCGGCATCGTCTATTCGAGCGTGCGCGCGGCCCTGGCCGCGAACGTCGCCGAGCGCTTCAAGGTCCCCTACTTCTACCCGACCTACTGGGAGAGCAAGACCTCCTGCGGGCGCTACTTCATCTCGATGGGCGCCATTCCGAACCAGCAGCTCGACTTCTTCATCCCGTTCCTGATCGAGAAGTTCGGCCCCAACTTCTACTGCGTCGGCCAGGACTACAACTGGCCGCAGGTCTCGATCGAATATATCGAGAACCTCCTGCCGCAGCATGGCGGCAAGCTGGTGGGCAAGGAGTTCGTGCCGTTCGACCAGAGCGACTGGTCCTCGATCATCCAGCGCATCAAGGGGGCGAAGCCCAGCGTGTTCTTCCCCTTCATCGGCGGCAACGGGCTGATCGCCTGCCTCAAGCAGTATTACGATTTCGGCTTCGACGGCACCGCGGTCGCGGCGACGCTGATGGACGAGATGTATGTGCCGGCCTTCGAGCCCGAGCTGCGCAAGGGCATGCATTGCTCCGTCTCCTACCTGATGGAGCAGGACAACCCCGTCAACAAGGCCTTCGTCGCCGCCTTCAAGAAGAAGTACGGCGCCGACGCCATCCTCAACAATATGGGCGAGGGCCTCTATGACAGCGTCCAGGTCTGGAAGCTGGCGGTGGAGAAGGCCGGCTCCTTCGACATCGAGAAGACGGTCGATGCCCTGGGCGGCATCACCTACAACGCGCCCCAGGGCGAGATCAGCATCGACGGCAAGTCGAACCATGCGGCGCTGCACCAGATCATCGCCGAGGTGCGGGCGGACGGCGGCTTCACCATCCTGAAGGATTTCGGTAAGGTCGCCGCCAAGACCGAATGTTCCGTGGGCTAAGGTCCGCGTTCCTGACCTGCCAAAGCCGGAGGGGCCGCGCGGCCCCTCCCGCGATTTGTCTCCGCATGCCGCCGGCCTGCCGCTCGAGGTGATCCCCCCGTGGAGCCTGTCCTCATCCAGTTGCTCAACGGGTTGAGCATCGCCACCATCCTGATCCTGGTCTCGCTGGGGCTGGCCGTGATCTTCGGCATGCTCGGCATCATCAACCTCGCCCATGGCGAGTTCTTCATGCTGGGCGCCTATTGCGTCGCCACCGCGACCGCCTGGGGCGTCTCGCCCTGGTGGGGCATCGCCGCGGCCCCGATCGTGGTCGGCCTGGTCGGCATGGCGGCGCAGCAGACCATCATCAAGCCGCTCTATCGCCGCCCGCTCGACACGCTGCTCGCGACCTGGGGCCTCTCGATCGTGATCCGGCAGGTGGTACGGCTGATCTACGGCTCGGGCCAGATGATGGCGGGCTCGCTCATCACCGGCAGCACCCACATCTTCGGCTTCGGCTATCCGACCTACCGGCTCTTCATCATCCTGGTGACGGCGGCGATCGTGGCTCTCACCTTCCTGCTCTATTTTCGCAGCGATTTCGGCCTGCGCATCCGCATGGTGATCGCCAACCGCTCGATGGCGGGCGCCCTCGGCGTCAACACCCAGTCGACCGACCTCTGGGCCTTCGGCATCGCCGCCGCCATGGTGGGTTTCGCCGGCGCCATCATGAGCCCGCTCGTCGTCATCAATCCCGAGATGGGGCTCGAATATCTCTCCCGCGCCTTCATCGTCGTCATCATCGGCGGCATCGGTCATCTCTACGGCGTGATCGCGGGCGGTGTCGCCTTCGGCGGCGCCGAGGCGGCGCTCTCCTTCTATCTGCGGCCCGTCGTGGCGCAGATCCTGGTCGTGCTCATCGCGGTGGTGCTGATCCGCGTCCGGCCGCAGGGCCTGACCGGCGGGTCGCGGGGCTGACGCCATGGCGAGCGTGACGATCCGTCCGGCACCCGCACGGCCGCTCGCCGGCCGCCTCGTCGCCTCGGCGGTGCTGCTGTTCCTGCTCGTCTTCCCGGCCATCGCCAGCGACTACGAGGTGGGGCTGCTGGGCAAGTTCCTGGTGTTCGGCATCTTCGCGCTCAGCCTCGACCTGATCTGGGGCTTCAGCGGCGTGGTCAATTTCGGCCATGCCATCTTCTTCGGCGCCGGCGCCTACGCGATGGGGATCCTGCTCAAGGCCCTGCCCTTCGCCGGCGCCACCTATCTCGCCATGCTGGGCGGCGTGCTGTTCCCGGCGCTGCTGGCGCTGGTGATGGGCTATTTCCTCTTCTATGGGCGCGTCTCGGGCGTGTTCTTCGGGGTGGTGACACTGGCGCTCACCGGTGCCGCGCACTCGATCATCATCGTCAATGGCAGCCTGACCGGCGGCATGAACGGGCTCTACGGCTATCCCGAGCCGAAGCTCGGCATTCCGGGCTTGTGGGAGATCTCCTGGTACGACGCCAACGTCTCCTACTACACCGCCGTCATCGGCAGCGTCGGCTGCCTCGCCTTCTCGCGCTGGCTGGTGAAGAGCGATTTCGGGCGGGCCATCGGCGCCATCCGCGAGAACGAGGACCGCGCCGCCTTCCTCGGCTACGACGTGCCGCAGATCAAGCTCATCATCTTCACCATCGCCTGCGCCATGGCGGGGCTGAGCGGCGTGCTCTATGTGCCGATCGGCTTCATCTCGCCCGACCTCATCGGCATCGCCATGTCGGCCTCGGTGCTGGTCTGGGTCGCGGTCGGCGGGCGGGGCACGCTGATCGGCGCCTTCATCGGGGCTCTCCTGGTGAACTATCTGCAGACGCTGCTGTCCGACGCCTTCGTGGTGCTGTGGCTCCTGCTGGTCGGCCTCTTCTTCATCCTGGTCGTGCTGTTCTGGCCGGGCGGTATCGTCGGCCTGGCGCGCCATGAGAGCCTGCGCGCCTGGCTGCGCAAGCGGGGGCTGGTGGCATGACCGCCGACGCCATGCTCGACATCCGCAAGCTCAACAAGCGGTTCGGCGGGCTCGCCATCTTCTCCGACCTCAACCTCACGGTCGGCAAGGGCGAGCTGCGCTGCATCATCGGGCCCAACGGCGCCGGCAAGACCACGCTCTTCAATCTGATCACGGGCCGGCTGCGCTCGGATTCGGGCGAGATCCGCTTCGAGGACCGCGACATCTGCCGCCTGCCGGTGCATGAGATCACCCGGCTCGGCATCGGCCGCAAGTTCCAGGCGCCCTCCGTGTTCGAGGAGATGACGGTCTGGGACAACCTGATCGTCGCCGGCACCGGCCATCGCCGGGCCCGCCGGCTCTTCACCACCCGGCTCGAATCCGATCTCGCCGAGCGGGCCGAGCGCGTGCTGGACAGCGTGCGCCTCGCCCCTCGCCGCGACGAGCTGGCGGGCAGCCTGTCGCACGGGCAGAAGCAATGGCTGGAGATCGGGATCGTGATGCTGAACGACCCGCGCCTCGTGCTGCTGGACGAGCCCACGGCCGGCATGACCGTGGCCGAGACCGCCGAGACCGCCGACCTGATCCAGGAGGTCTTCAAGGACCGCACCGCCATCATCATCGAGCACGACATCAGCTTCGTGCGCCGGCTCGACAGCCGCGTCACCGTGCTCAACCGCGGCGGCGTCATGAAGGAAGGCAGCTTCGAGGAAGTCGCCGCCGACGCCGCCGTGCGCAAGGCCTATCTGGGCGAGGAGGCCTGATGCTGCTCGAGCTCGACCAGGTCGAGGTCGCCTATGGCCAGAGCCTGATCTGCCAGGGGGTGAGCCTCGCCGTCGACCGCCAGGAGGTGGTCTGCCTGCTCGGCCGCAACGGCGTGGGCAAGACCACGCTGATGCGCAGCCTGATGGGGATCCTGCCCAACCGCGCCGGCCGCATCCTGTTCGACGGCCAGGACGTCAGCGGCCTGCCGAGCCATGAACGCGCCCGCCGCGGCATGGCCTATGTGCCCCAGGGCCGCCTGGTCTTCCCGCAGCTGACCGTGGCCGAGAACCTGCGCAGCGGGACGCTGATCGGCGGCACGGGCGGCGGCCGGAGCGGCTTCGGCCCGGTGGACGACAGCGTCTTCGGTTATTTCCCGATCTTGCGGGAACGGCTGGGCCAGCGCGCGGGCACGCTCAGCGGCGGCGAGCAGCAGATGCTGGCGCTGGGCCGGGCGCTGGCGGCCCAGCCCCGGCTCCTGCTGCTGGACGAGCCGTCGGAGGGCATCCAGCCCTCGATCGTCCAGCAGATCCGCGACCTCATCGCCCGTATCGCCCGGGAGCGGAACCTGGCGGTGCTGCTGGTCGAGCAGAACCTCAAGTTCGCGACCGGCGCCTCGACCCGCGGCTATGTCATGGACAAGGGCCGGATCGTCGCGGCAGGCAGCGTCGCCGAGCTTGCCAAGGACGCGGTGGTCTCGCAGCATCTGACCTTCGTCGAAGAGCGGCGCCAGACGGCCTGACCCCGGAGCGGTTCCCATGAAGCATGTTCTGATCACCGGCTGTTCCTCCGGCCTGGGGGAGGCGGCCGTTTTGCGGCTGGCCAAGGCCGGCTACCGCGTCACCGGCACCGTCCGGCGCCAGACCGACGCCGACCGGCTGGCGGCCGCGGCCGGGCCCGATGCGAGCTGGATCCTGATGGAGGTGACCGACGACCGCTCGGTGCGCGACGGGCTGGGCGGGCTGATCGAGCGGCGCGGCGCGCCCGACGTGCTGGTCAACAATGTCGGCGTGCCCTGCCTGGGCTCGATGGAGGAGCTGCGCATCCCGGATTTCCGCGCCGCCCTCGAGACCAACGTGATCGGGGCGCTCAGGGTCTATCAGGCGGTGGCGCCCGCCATGCGCCGGCGCGGCTCGGGCCAGATCGTCAATCTCAGCTCCTCGATCGGCAAGGCGGCGCTCCCGATCTATGGCGGCTATTGCGCCACCAAGTTCGCGCTCGAGGCCATGAGCGAGGCGATGCGCTACGAGCTGGCGCCCTTCGGCGTGGCCGTGAACATCCTCGAGCCCGGCATCATCGCGACCGCCTTCCGCAACAAGAAGCAGGCGCAGCGCAACGACCGCATCCCGGCCAACTCCCCCTATGGCAACCGGCTGGACAACCCCGCGCCGCCCGACCTGATGCAGCGGATCAGCACGCCCGAGGAGGTGGCGGCCGCCCTGCAGCAGCTCATCGAGACGCCCCAGGGCGAATTCCGCCGCGTCTGCGGCCGCGATGCCGAGGCCTTCCTCGAGGCGCGCCGGAAGCTCGATGACGGCGCCTTCGAGCGCCACCTCACCGGCAAGGGCTACGCCGCGATCCTTTGACCGGGATTTCGCCTATTCGGCGACGGCCGCGTGGCGATGGCTCTGCGGCGGGGGCGGCGCCTTGTGATATTGGCCGTCCTTCATGATCATGAGGATGCGGTCGCGATCGAGGAACAGCGCGAGATTCGACAGGGGATCGCCGTCGACCATGATCAGGTCGGCGAGATATCCCGGCTTGACCCGCCCCAGCTTCTCGACCCCATAGGCCTCGCCGCCATAGGCCGTGGCGGCGCGCAAGGCCTCCCAGGGCGCATAGCCGAAATAATTCACCATATGCTGCAGGTCGCGCGCGTCGGTGCCGAGCGGGATCATCTTGAAGCCGTAATCGCCGAAGGGCAGCACCTTGATGCCGGCTTCCCGCATCTTGGTCATGTTCTCGATGGTGGCGTCGAACTCGCGCTTGTTGCCGATGCGCTCCGAGATCTCCTGGGTGATGCCCCAGGGCTCGCCTTCGAAATGCATGTTGTAGCGCAGCCCGAAGGCCGGCGTGACGTAGTGCTTGTCCTTGACCTTCTCCAGCGCCTCGATCGTGCGATCGGTCACGAAGGTCGCGTGATAGATGAACTCGACCCCGTACTGGATGCATTGCGCGACCGAGCTGTCGGCATGGGCGTGGGCGGCGAGCCTACGACCCAGATTGGTCGTCGTCTCGCAGATGGCGCGCACCTCCTCCTCCGTCATCGGATTGGTGATCGAGCCGACCTTGGGATAGCAGAAGGAATCGCCGGAATTGTTGAACTTGATCAGGTCCACGCCCTCGCGGACCATGGCGCGCACGATCTGGCGGAAGCCGTCGGGGCTGTCGGCCACGAGGCCGTTGGCGGGGATCTGCCGGCCCCACATATTGCCGTCGGCAAGGCCGCCCGAGACGGTGAGCTCGGGCGAGGTGGCGAGCATCCGGGGGCCCGGGATGCGGCCGGCATTGATCTCGTTGCGCAGCACGATGTCGAGGCGCGGCTTGGCGGCGGCCCCGCTGACGATGGCGGTGAAGCCGTAATCGAGCGCGGTCCTGGCGTTGTAGGACGCCTCCATCATGTTCTCTTCGATCGGCATGCGGCCGATCTCCTCCAGCGTCGTCACCGCCGGATAGCTCAGATGGCCGTGGGTGTTGACGAAGCCCGGCATCAGGGTGGCGCCACCGCCGTCGACCACGCTCTTGCCGTCGCGCGAGAGCCGCTCGCCGCCCTTGGCGACGGCATGGATGCGGTTGCCCTGGATCTCGACCTCGCCCGGCTGGAGGCGGTCGCTCACCCCGTCGAAGATGCGGACATTCGTGAAGACGGTGTTCTGCATGGCGTCTCTCCTCCCGGCCCTGCCGGATCTCCGCCCGACCTGTCCCAAGCCTAGCACCCGCGGGCTCGTCCGCGGGAGCCCCCTCCGGCATCAGTTGTAGTTCACCACCAGGAACTTGATGTCGGTCATCTCTTCCATCGCGAAGCGGGTGCCCTCGCGCCCGAAGCCCGATTCCTTCCAGCCGCCGAAGGGCATGTTGTCGATGCGATAGATCGGCACGTCGTTGATCATGAGCCCGCCTACGTCCCAATCCTCCAGCGCCCTCAGCGCCGCGCGGAGATCGTTGGTGAAGAGGCCGCCCTGGAGGCCGTAGCGGCTGTCATTGGCCTTGCGCACGCCCTCCTCGATCGAATCGATCGGGTTCAAGGTCATCACCGGCCCGAAGATCTCCTCGCATTCGACCAGCATGTCGGGCTTGGTGCCTTCGATGACGGTGGGGGCGATGACATTGCCATGCCGCACGCCGCCGGCGATGATCTTGGCTCCGCCGTCCCGCGCCGCCTTGATCCAGCTCTCGATCCGGTCGGCCGACCTGCTGTCGATCACGGGGCCGACATCCATCCCCTCCTCCAGCGGATTGCCGACCTTGCAGGAAGCGATCCGCTCCAGGAGCTTCTGCCGGAAGGCATCGTAGACGGAGCGCAGCACCATGATGCGCTGCACGCCGATGCAGTACTGACCGCCATAGACGATGCCGCCCCGCACGCAGCGCGCGGCGGCATAGCCCAGATCGGCATCGGCCGCGACGATGACGGCACCATTGCCGCCCAGCTCCAGCGCCACCTTCTTGCGGCCGGCGATCGATTTGATGTGCCAGCCGACCTTGGCGCTGCCGGTGAAGGTCACCATGGCGAAGCGCTCGTCCTTGACCATGGTCTCGGCCAGCGCCACCGGGCAATGCACGACCGAGACGGCACCCTTGGGCAGGCCCGCCTCCTCCAGCGCCTCCACCAGCTTCAGCGAGGTCAGCGGCGTCTGGGGCGCGGGCTTGATCACCACGCTGTTCCCCACCGCGAGCGCCGGCGCCACCTTGTGCACCACGAGGTTGAGCGGGAAGTTGAAGGGAGCGATCGCCAGGATCGGCCCGATCGGAAAACGGCGGGCGAGGCCGAGGCGC harbors:
- a CDS encoding substrate-binding protein, with protein sequence MAKEQSNMGGILGGVTRRRFGKIAGGALIGGAVMGGPWIIKARGEETIKLGGLFHMTGGGSIWGPMMQQCMGLAVDQINDGGGVLGRKLEMISEDDATSTDVVVQKGTKLVQKDGVKAMFGIVYSSVRAALAANVAERFKVPYFYPTYWESKTSCGRYFISMGAIPNQQLDFFIPFLIEKFGPNFYCVGQDYNWPQVSIEYIENLLPQHGGKLVGKEFVPFDQSDWSSIIQRIKGAKPSVFFPFIGGNGLIACLKQYYDFGFDGTAVAATLMDEMYVPAFEPELRKGMHCSVSYLMEQDNPVNKAFVAAFKKKYGADAILNNMGEGLYDSVQVWKLAVEKAGSFDIEKTVDALGGITYNAPQGEISIDGKSNHAALHQIIAEVRADGGFTILKDFGKVAAKTECSVG
- a CDS encoding branched-chain amino acid ABC transporter permease, whose product is MEPVLIQLLNGLSIATILILVSLGLAVIFGMLGIINLAHGEFFMLGAYCVATATAWGVSPWWGIAAAPIVVGLVGMAAQQTIIKPLYRRPLDTLLATWGLSIVIRQVVRLIYGSGQMMAGSLITGSTHIFGFGYPTYRLFIILVTAAIVALTFLLYFRSDFGLRIRMVIANRSMAGALGVNTQSTDLWAFGIAAAMVGFAGAIMSPLVVINPEMGLEYLSRAFIVVIIGGIGHLYGVIAGGVAFGGAEAALSFYLRPVVAQILVVLIAVVLIRVRPQGLTGGSRG
- a CDS encoding ABC transporter permease subunit, whose protein sequence is MASVTIRPAPARPLAGRLVASAVLLFLLVFPAIASDYEVGLLGKFLVFGIFALSLDLIWGFSGVVNFGHAIFFGAGAYAMGILLKALPFAGATYLAMLGGVLFPALLALVMGYFLFYGRVSGVFFGVVTLALTGAAHSIIIVNGSLTGGMNGLYGYPEPKLGIPGLWEISWYDANVSYYTAVIGSVGCLAFSRWLVKSDFGRAIGAIRENEDRAAFLGYDVPQIKLIIFTIACAMAGLSGVLYVPIGFISPDLIGIAMSASVLVWVAVGGRGTLIGAFIGALLVNYLQTLLSDAFVVLWLLLVGLFFILVVLFWPGGIVGLARHESLRAWLRKRGLVA
- a CDS encoding ABC transporter ATP-binding protein — translated: MTADAMLDIRKLNKRFGGLAIFSDLNLTVGKGELRCIIGPNGAGKTTLFNLITGRLRSDSGEIRFEDRDICRLPVHEITRLGIGRKFQAPSVFEEMTVWDNLIVAGTGHRRARRLFTTRLESDLAERAERVLDSVRLAPRRDELAGSLSHGQKQWLEIGIVMLNDPRLVLLDEPTAGMTVAETAETADLIQEVFKDRTAIIIEHDISFVRRLDSRVTVLNRGGVMKEGSFEEVAADAAVRKAYLGEEA
- a CDS encoding ABC transporter ATP-binding protein, which encodes MLLELDQVEVAYGQSLICQGVSLAVDRQEVVCLLGRNGVGKTTLMRSLMGILPNRAGRILFDGQDVSGLPSHERARRGMAYVPQGRLVFPQLTVAENLRSGTLIGGTGGGRSGFGPVDDSVFGYFPILRERLGQRAGTLSGGEQQMLALGRALAAQPRLLLLDEPSEGIQPSIVQQIRDLIARIARERNLAVLLVEQNLKFATGASTRGYVMDKGRIVAAGSVAELAKDAVVSQHLTFVEERRQTA
- a CDS encoding SDR family oxidoreductase; amino-acid sequence: MKHVLITGCSSGLGEAAVLRLAKAGYRVTGTVRRQTDADRLAAAAGPDASWILMEVTDDRSVRDGLGGLIERRGAPDVLVNNVGVPCLGSMEELRIPDFRAALETNVIGALRVYQAVAPAMRRRGSGQIVNLSSSIGKAALPIYGGYCATKFALEAMSEAMRYELAPFGVAVNILEPGIIATAFRNKKQAQRNDRIPANSPYGNRLDNPAPPDLMQRISTPEEVAAALQQLIETPQGEFRRVCGRDAEAFLEARRKLDDGAFERHLTGKGYAAIL
- a CDS encoding amidohydrolase family protein, which encodes MQNTVFTNVRIFDGVSDRLQPGEVEIQGNRIHAVAKGGERLSRDGKSVVDGGGATLMPGFVNTHGHLSYPAVTTLEEIGRMPIEENMMEASYNARTALDYGFTAIVSGAAAKPRLDIVLRNEINAGRIPGPRMLATSPELTVSGGLADGNMWGRQIPANGLVADSPDGFRQIVRAMVREGVDLIKFNNSGDSFCYPKVGSITNPMTEEEVRAICETTTNLGRRLAAHAHADSSVAQCIQYGVEFIYHATFVTDRTIEALEKVKDKHYVTPAFGLRYNMHFEGEPWGITQEISERIGNKREFDATIENMTKMREAGIKVLPFGDYGFKMIPLGTDARDLQHMVNYFGYAPWEALRAATAYGGEAYGVEKLGRVKPGYLADLIMVDGDPLSNLALFLDRDRILMIMKDGQYHKAPPPPQSHRHAAVAE
- a CDS encoding aldehyde dehydrogenase family protein; protein product: MPVANEIQIEAAIVQAEKSFQVMRRLPRFVRSDILERTAVIIGNRKEELARLIAQEAGKPLFDARGEVSRAVFNLRNAAAEARAFAGSEVPLDMDGGVFEYQGTRSDGGALDLAKADLEQLAGLRRRLGLARRFPIGPILAIAPFNFPLNLVVHKVAPALAVGNSVVIKPAPQTPLTSLKLVEALEEAGLPKGAVSVVHCPVALAETMVKDERFAMVTFTGSAKVGWHIKSIAGRKKVALELGGNGAVIVAADADLGYAAARCVRGGIVYGGQYCIGVQRIMVLRSVYDAFRQKLLERIASCKVGNPLEEGMDVGPVIDSRSADRIESWIKAARDGGAKIIAGGVRHGNVIAPTVIEGTKPDMLVECEEIFGPVMTLNPIDSIEEGVRKANDSRYGLQGGLFTNDLRAALRALEDWDVGGLMINDVPIYRIDNMPFGGWKESGFGREGTRFAMEEMTDIKFLVVNYN